The Paenibacillus spongiae nucleotide sequence CTTCGCTCCCTAACCGCATGTTACGCTTGTTCGAACGAGAGCCTTGCCGCCGACTCTTCGCCCGTGAAGCGGATCGTTAGCTTCACCGTCTCGCCTTCCGCGCTCCACTCGCCTTCGCCATTATCGACGCTTAACCCCGATACGGTATAACCTGCCGGCACATAGAGCCAATAGTTCTCCGACGTACCGGGAATACCGGCAAGCTTCAGCGTATGCACGCCATCCTCCCAGCCTTCTTCAAGTATGCTGACCGCGTCCATGCTGACATGACGTGACGATGCGAGAAGGGCCGGCTTATCGTCAACCGGACATACGGCCATGATTTGACAGCTGCCGACTTCGAGCCTCCGGCACGGAATAACCTCTGTAAACCTGCCGATATACCGCTGCTGCCAGAAATCGAACACGGCATATTCGCGTGCCGGGTCCAGGCCTAGCTGTGAAATTTTCAGAACGGATGCCTGCATCGGCTCGGTGGCGAATCGGCCGGCTACGCACCAGGTGCGTGTCTCCGTTTGCATATGGATCGCCCATAATGTCGTAAGCGGATGGCCAGCCTGTCCTCCCGAAGGATCATTCGAGGTCCCCGCATTCGGCTGATCGGCTTTATCCAGATCAATGGCATAGCCCTGCACATGCGTCCATGCGAATGCGGGGTATGTGATGTCGAGCGGCCCCGTTTCCGCCGTTACGGTCGTTAGCGGAGGCAGATTGCGTCGGATCATGCCGATCCGCTCGTCGTCATAGTTTTCAGGCTTATCGCTGATCATAAGCAGGCTGCCCGTCAACGAAACGAGAGAAATCGCCGACTTTGCCCATTCCAGCGGAGCCCGGACGCAGACATGATCCGGATCGTTCAGGAATAGGATCCGCTGCGTATGGAACCAGCGCGCCGTCTCCACAAGCTGCATGCGGATGGCCGGCCAGCTCGGGTTGGAGTCGGTTGCGATTCGGCATGCATCGGCCAGGCCGACGACTTCGCCAAACACGCCCCAGCAGGACAGCAAATACGCATCTCCGATCTGTTCCTTCGCGCATTCCAGGAAAGCCCGAAATTTCTGTTCCGCTTCCTCGTTGGAGATCAGCCCTTCTTTCACAGCCAAGCGAAGGCCATCGTAGATTAAATGGCGTATCGCATCGGTTTTGAAATAGGTGTAGCCTTGTTCATTCATGCCTTTATAGTAAGGAGCGACATGGCGGGCTAAAGTCTCCGGCGTACAATCCAGCACATAGCCAATCCATTTGCCCTTGATCGGATGGCCTTCCTGATCCTTGAGGCAGGTACCGCTTAATGCCGCGAAGTCCGGATTCGTCACAACGGCATTCGTCCAGATCCCGGGCTGAAGCCCCTGCTCCTTGATACCCGATGTTAATGCCTCATGACCGTCTGGAAAATGCTCATTCGTATTCAGCCAGGCGTCCGCCACAATGCCGTCCGCGGCCGGCGGTACGACCGGCAGCTGAAAACCGTCGTCCAGCTGCACATATTCAAGGCCGTATGCCTTGAAATGGTCGCTTACGAAACGGGCTGCGTTTAACACATCCTCCTGCTCGATATCTCGGCGATAAGCCTCCCACGAGCACCAGCCCGACACCGCCTTCAAGTTCGGGCGCCATTCCCATGGCTTATGGTAGGCGAAATTCAGATGCTTGCGGTAATACTGCATGCGCAGATTGATTACCCAAGGAGTCTGCCCGACCTCGACGTCGATCTCAGCGACGGAATTCCCGTTCCCGTTCGTCCCGATCCTGTCGCATGCCCAGCGCCAATCCGCACCGTGCCAATCGATCAACAGATCCTGCAGCACATCGTATAAGCCGTTCGCGCCATAGATGGCCGGCCGGCCGACTTGGCCGAGAATCGCTTCGCCGTCCGCCGCCCGCCGGGGGCGCATATTCACGGCATCCCCGCTTAATTCGAATGTAACGCGGACAAGCTGCGGCCGCTCGAAGGCCAAATACAGCTGCTGCACAAACGGGCTCGTTAGCAGATTCCCGTCCGATACGCGGCGGTAATAGGCTTTGACGCCTTCCGGCAGCGGAATCGTAATGACCGCTCTTCCATTGTAATGATATTGCAGCAGATTCGTCTCCTCGTTCCACGAATGCTCGGCTTGCGTAATCGGCGGTTCTGATGCTGTTTGACGCTTCATTATCTGGTTCAACTTCGTACCTCCTTAATAGTCAGAGCAGTGAACAATTATTTGAATGAATAATGTAACAAAGAGCGGAGCAGGAAGAATGATTCTGAAGAAGCGTCAGCGGTCACCTTTGTTCCCGGATTTCAACACCCACCTATACAATTCAAGGAAATCCGGGAACAACAGCGATCGGAAGAACATTCTTCATGCGCAGCAGCGTGTTCATTGCCGCAACATCCCCCATTACCCTTTGACCGCCCCGATCGTGATGCCGCCGACAAAATACTTTTGGAAGAACGGATAAACAAAGATGATCGGCAGCGTCACGACCATGGATGTCGCCGCCCTGAGCGTTAACGGCGAAATGTTCCGGTATTTGCTGTAGGCCAGCTGCTGATCCGCTACCTGCTGCAGCGCTTCGACCTCAAGGAGCAGCCGCCGCAGATAGACCTGAAGCGTATCCCAATTCCCGTTCGAGTTATACAGGATGACGTCGAACCAGGCGTTCCAATGCCCGACCGAGCTGAATACGGCAATGGAAGCGAACACCGGAAGCGATATGGGGAAAATAATGCGGAAATATATGTGCAGCTCGCCCGCTCCGTCGATTCTCGCCGATTCGGACAAGGACTCCGGCAGATTCTGCATGTAGGATGCCATGATCAGCATGTAATAGGCGTTGAGCAAGCTCGGAATCCAATACACCTGAAACGTATTGATGAGCCCCAGCTTCATCATCAGCATGTAGGTCGGAATGAGTCCCCCGCCGAAGTACATGGTGAACAGAAACAGGAGCCGGAGCATCTTGCGGCCCGAGAATCCCTGGATCGTGACGATGTAGGCCAGCAGGCCCGTCGTGAATACGCATGTGACCGTCCCGACGATAACCCGCAGGATCGATATCCCGAGGCCGGATAATAAATTTTTATTCTGGAACAAGAGCAAATACGAATCGAACGAGAACTGGCGGGGGTACAGATAGATCCCGCCTCTGGCCGCATCCGCGCCATCATTCAGAGACAATGCGAGCAAATTAAGAAAAGGGTAAATCATGGCACAGGACACCATCAGCATAAACAGGATATTGCAGACGTCAAATATTCTGCTGCCCAGGCTTGGTTTCAGAAAGGATTGCTCCATATTTGCGCCCCCTAGAAGATTGAAGTGTCGAGCACTTTTTTGGAAATGCGGTTCGCGGTAAAGACAAGGAACACTCCAATGGCTGCTTTCATCAAGCCTACGGCTGCCCCGTACGAATAGTTGCCCAGCTGAATCCCGTATTTGTAGGCGTACGTATCGATAACCTCGTAATATTCGCGGGTTTGCGCGTTCCCGATCAACAGCTGCTGCTCGAACCCGGCATTGAGAATGCCGCCGATGCCCAGAATCCACAGCAGCACGATCGTCGCGCGGATGCCCGGCAGCGTAATGTGCCACATCGAGCCCAGCCGTCCGAGACCGTCGACTTTGCCGGCCTCATAGATTTCCCCGTCTACCCCGGCCATCGCCGACAAATAGATGATCGTCGACCAGCCCACGTCTTTCCATAGATTCGACGCGGTAATAATCCCCCAGAAGTATTTCCCTTCCCCCAGATAGGAGATTGGCTGATCGATAATGCCAAGGCGCAGCAGAATATCGTTCAATATGCCCTCATTGCCCAGAAGCGTGAACAAGATGCTGGCCACCACGACCCAGGAGATAAAATGGGGCAAATACGAAATCGTCTGCACCACTTGTTTGAATCTCTTCTTGCGCAGTTCATTGAGCAGCAGCGCCAGGATGATCGGCGCAGGAAATCCGACAAGAATATTCAAGCCGCTGATCACCAGCGTATTTCGGAGAACATTGCCGAAATCCGGCGAGTCAATGAATGCCTTGAAGTGCTTTAGCCCTACCCAATCGCTGGATAGAATCGACTTGCCCGGCACATAGTCGACAAAAGCCATCATGATTCCGTACATCGGAACGTAGTTGAAGATGATGACCCAGGCGATTAGCGGAATACTGATGAACCATAAATTCCTTTCCCTGTACAGCGTCTTCTTCCACCGTGCCCAGCCGGAGTTGGGTGCTGCAGGAAGCGAAACGTGATCGTAGACCGGTTTTTTCATGACGAAGCTTCCTCCTTAACCAACATGTCCATCGTTCGTGATGATGAAGAAACGGCCATCGCCACCCTCTGCGGCAATACGGGCTTCTTCCCTCCGAAGGATCTCGGGAGCTGTATTCTTAGAACAAGAGGAAGGCAGCAGCCTTCCTCTTCAATGATCCCTTCTACCATTCCGCAAGCCGCCGTTGATACTCTCTCGTGCGGAAAGCCTCGATGTCTTTGAGCCCGGAGCTATTCAGCTTATCGCGCATATCATTGAAGTTCTTGACCGCTTCTTCCTCGGTTTTGGACGTGACGGCCTTGGCCCACAGCGTCTCCAGCATCTCTTCCACCTGCGTATTGGTCACGGCCAACAGATCGTTGCCCGGAATCTGGATCACGCCGAGCGTGTTGTCGTAGATCGTGTCCTTCAGATTCTCGTTCATCAGCTTCTTCCACTTCGCCTCGTCGTTGAAGTTCTGGTCGAACCAGTAGGTGCTCTTGCCGTCATCCTTCATCGTTCCGACACCTTCGACAAGCGTAAAGACGCCTTGTCCAAGCTTGTCGCTGTTCGTGAAATCATAGGTGCCGTTGATGATCGCTTGCTTCATGGCATCCACCCATTTGAACGTGCCGTTCTCATAGGTCCATACCGAGTTCTCCAGATT carries:
- a CDS encoding alpha-galactosidase translates to MNQIMKRQTASEPPITQAEHSWNEETNLLQYHYNGRAVITIPLPEGVKAYYRRVSDGNLLTSPFVQQLYLAFERPQLVRVTFELSGDAVNMRPRRAADGEAILGQVGRPAIYGANGLYDVLQDLLIDWHGADWRWACDRIGTNGNGNSVAEIDVEVGQTPWVINLRMQYYRKHLNFAYHKPWEWRPNLKAVSGWCSWEAYRRDIEQEDVLNAARFVSDHFKAYGLEYVQLDDGFQLPVVPPAADGIVADAWLNTNEHFPDGHEALTSGIKEQGLQPGIWTNAVVTNPDFAALSGTCLKDQEGHPIKGKWIGYVLDCTPETLARHVAPYYKGMNEQGYTYFKTDAIRHLIYDGLRLAVKEGLISNEEAEQKFRAFLECAKEQIGDAYLLSCWGVFGEVVGLADACRIATDSNPSWPAIRMQLVETARWFHTQRILFLNDPDHVCVRAPLEWAKSAISLVSLTGSLLMISDKPENYDDERIGMIRRNLPPLTTVTAETGPLDITYPAFAWTHVQGYAIDLDKADQPNAGTSNDPSGGQAGHPLTTLWAIHMQTETRTWCVAGRFATEPMQASVLKISQLGLDPAREYAVFDFWQQRYIGRFTEVIPCRRLEVGSCQIMAVCPVDDKPALLASSRHVSMDAVSILEEGWEDGVHTLKLAGIPGTSENYWLYVPAGYTVSGLSVDNGEGEWSAEGETVKLTIRFTGEESAARLSFEQA
- a CDS encoding carbohydrate ABC transporter permease, which produces MEQSFLKPSLGSRIFDVCNILFMLMVSCAMIYPFLNLLALSLNDGADAARGGIYLYPRQFSFDSYLLLFQNKNLLSGLGISILRVIVGTVTCVFTTGLLAYIVTIQGFSGRKMLRLLFLFTMYFGGGLIPTYMLMMKLGLINTFQVYWIPSLLNAYYMLIMASYMQNLPESLSESARIDGAGELHIYFRIIFPISLPVFASIAVFSSVGHWNAWFDVILYNSNGNWDTLQVYLRRLLLEVEALQQVADQQLAYSKYRNISPLTLRAATSMVVTLPIIFVYPFFQKYFVGGITIGAVKG
- a CDS encoding ABC transporter permease, producing MKKPVYDHVSLPAAPNSGWARWKKTLYRERNLWFISIPLIAWVIIFNYVPMYGIMMAFVDYVPGKSILSSDWVGLKHFKAFIDSPDFGNVLRNTLVISGLNILVGFPAPIILALLLNELRKKRFKQVVQTISYLPHFISWVVVASILFTLLGNEGILNDILLRLGIIDQPISYLGEGKYFWGIITASNLWKDVGWSTIIYLSAMAGVDGEIYEAGKVDGLGRLGSMWHITLPGIRATIVLLWILGIGGILNAGFEQQLLIGNAQTREYYEVIDTYAYKYGIQLGNYSYGAAVGLMKAAIGVFLVFTANRISKKVLDTSIF